The following proteins are encoded in a genomic region of Papaver somniferum cultivar HN1 unplaced genomic scaffold, ASM357369v1 unplaced-scaffold_10, whole genome shotgun sequence:
- the LOC113326339 gene encoding chitin-binding lectin 1-like, whose protein sequence is MAVKTTAPRSKAWRLNTLAKEPVIQGRMSSGGCCCKNMTPSPSPPPPSPPPLRPSPPPPPKNICEPGHLYEWFRCGPTLDCGCCFGGCQRKCAAKNRAMTAQSCKRSQKLNNVDCECCCDEKMSPPSPPPPPPSPPPPPSPSPPPPPQPPANMCQPGDVYKKATWGPTQDCTTCTNWCKSECAGMNSLVVAQTCQRNPPESMNFRCECC, encoded by the coding sequence ATGGCTGTAAAAACTACTGCGCCAAGATCAAAAGCGTGGCGCTTAAACACACTTGCAAAAGAACCAGTAATCCAGGGCCGAATGTCGAGTGGTGGGTGCTGCTGCAAAAATATGACACCTTCACCTTCACCTCCACCTCCGTCTCCACCACCACTGCGAccatccccaccaccaccaccaaaaaatATTTGCGAACCTGGGCACCTATATGAGTGGTTTCGGTGTGGGCCTACGCTTGATTGCGGCTGTTGTTTTGGTGGGTGTCAAAGAAAATGTGCTGCCAAGAACAGAGCGATGACAGCTCAGAGCTGCAAGAGGTCGCAAAAACTAAATAATGTGGATTGTGAATGTTGTTGTGATGAGAAGATGTCACCACCATCCCCTCCACCACCCCCACcctcacctcctcctcctccgtctccatcaccaccgccaccgccacaaCCACCAGCTAATATGTGCCAACCTGGGGACGTATACAAAAAGGCTACATGGGGACCCACACAAGATTGTACAACTTGTACAAATTGGTGTAAGAGTGAATGTGCTGGAATGAATAGTCTAGTGGTTGCTCAAACGTGCCAAAGAAACCCACCGGAATCCATGAATTTCCGCTGTGAATGCTGCTGA